The window ACCGTCAACACGATGGCCGATCAGCTCAACGCCTTCGCCTCCGAGGTGACCCGCGTGGCGCGCGAGGTGGGCACGGAAGGCAAGCTGGGTGGTCAGGCCGACGTGCGTGGGGTCGGCGGAACGTGGAAAGACCTGACCGACAACGTCAACTTCATGGCGGGCAATCTCACCAACCAGGTGCGGAACATCGCGGATGTCACGACGGCGGTGGCGAATGGTGACCTCAGCCGCAAGATTACCGCCGATGCCAAGGGTGAGATTCTGGAGCTGAAGAACACGATCAACACGATGGTGGACCAGCTCAACAGCTTCGCGGGCGAGGTCACCCGTGTGGCGCGTGAGGTGGGCACCGAGGGTCGTCTCGGCGGGCAGGCCGACGTACGCGGCGTCGGCGGCACCTGGAAGGACCTCACCGACAACGTCAACTCGATGGCGTCGAACCTCACCAACCAGGTGCGGAACATCGCCTTCGTCACGACGGCGGTGGCGAATGGCGACCTGAGCAAGAAGATCACCGCCGATGCCCAGGGCGAGATTCTGGACCTCAAGAACACGATCAACACGATGGTGGACCAGCTCAACGCCTTCGCCTCCGAGGTGACCCGGGTGGCGCGCGAGGTGGGCACGGAAGGCAAG is drawn from Deinococcus aerius and contains these coding sequences:
- a CDS encoding HAMP domain-containing protein produces the protein TVNTMADQLNAFASEVTRVAREVGTEGKLGGQADVRGVGGTWKDLTDNVNFMAGNLTNQVRNIADVTTAVANGDLSRKITADAKGEILELKNTINTMVDQLNSFAGEVTRVAREVGTEGRLGGQADVRGVGGTWKDLTDNVNSMASNLTNQVRNIAFVTTAVANGDLSKKITADAQGEILDLKNTINTMVDQLNAFASEVTRVAREVGTEGK